One Azoarcus sp. DN11 DNA segment encodes these proteins:
- the padI gene encoding NADH-dependent phenylglyoxylate dehydrogenase subunit beta, whose product MGRAYSTIAFDPAKCDGCGDCMTACAQAKTGTDDIARSRIQIYGREGAPDKTFELALCRQCADPKCVTVCPAGALNKDGTTGVIGWDASKCVDCLLCTVGCAYAGIALDETAGHVSKCDTCDGNPACVPACPHGALKYVTTANIYNEVGDWEDLFAPGLAGCQGCNTELLMRHTLRRVGPDTVLATPPGCVPGMGSVGFNGTTGTKVPVFHPLLTNTAAMLAGIKRQYKRVGRDVQALAIAGDGGASDVGFQSLSGAAERGEQMLFMVVDNEGYMNTGMQRSSCTPYGAWTSTTPVGEASHGKTQDAKNLPLIMVNHRCAYVATASTAYMEDLYDKLDKAIAASKTGFAYLHVYSPCTTGWRFPSNLNMEVARKAVETNFVMLWEYTPQDGLHFTKSVDDPLPVTDYLKAMGRFRHLSPEQVEHIQKKVVENQKFVERMTEHAHVG is encoded by the coding sequence ATGGGACGAGCTTACAGCACCATCGCCTTCGACCCCGCCAAGTGCGACGGTTGCGGCGATTGCATGACGGCCTGCGCGCAGGCCAAGACCGGCACGGACGACATCGCGCGTTCGCGCATCCAGATCTATGGCCGCGAGGGCGCGCCGGACAAGACCTTTGAACTCGCGCTGTGCCGCCAGTGCGCCGACCCGAAGTGCGTGACCGTCTGCCCCGCGGGCGCGCTGAACAAGGATGGCACCACCGGCGTGATCGGCTGGGACGCGAGCAAATGCGTCGATTGCCTCCTGTGCACCGTCGGCTGTGCCTACGCCGGCATCGCGCTGGATGAAACCGCAGGCCACGTGTCGAAGTGCGACACCTGCGACGGCAACCCGGCGTGCGTGCCCGCCTGTCCGCACGGCGCGCTGAAATACGTCACCACCGCCAACATCTACAACGAAGTCGGCGACTGGGAAGACCTCTTCGCACCGGGCCTCGCCGGCTGCCAGGGCTGCAACACGGAACTCCTGATGCGCCACACGCTGCGCCGCGTCGGCCCCGACACCGTGCTCGCGACGCCCCCGGGCTGCGTGCCGGGCATGGGCTCGGTCGGCTTCAACGGCACCACCGGCACCAAGGTTCCCGTCTTCCACCCGCTGCTCACCAACACCGCGGCGATGCTGGCCGGCATCAAGCGCCAGTACAAGCGCGTCGGCCGCGACGTGCAGGCGCTGGCGATCGCCGGCGACGGCGGGGCGTCGGACGTCGGCTTCCAGTCGCTCTCCGGCGCGGCCGAGCGCGGCGAGCAGATGCTGTTCATGGTGGTCGACAACGAGGGCTACATGAACACCGGCATGCAGCGTTCGAGTTGCACGCCCTACGGCGCCTGGACCTCGACGACGCCGGTGGGCGAGGCCTCGCACGGCAAGACGCAGGACGCGAAGAACCTGCCGCTGATCATGGTGAACCACCGCTGCGCCTACGTCGCCACGGCCTCCACGGCCTACATGGAGGACCTCTACGACAAGCTCGACAAGGCCATCGCCGCGTCCAAGACCGGTTTCGCCTACCTGCACGTCTATTCGCCCTGCACGACCGGCTGGCGCTTCCCGTCGAACCTCAACATGGAAGTCGCGCGCAAGGCTGTCGAGACCAACTTCGTGATGCTGTGGGAATATACCCCGCAGGACGGGCTACACTTCACGAAATCGGTGGATGATCCGCTGCCGGTCACCGACTATCTCAAGGCGATGGGCCGCTTCCGCCATCTGTCGCCGGAGCAGGTCGAACACATCCAGAAGAAAGTCGTTGAAAACCAGAAATTCGTTGAACGTATGACGGAGCACGCACATGTCGGCTAG
- the padH gene encoding NADH-dependent phenylglyoxylate dehydrogenase subunit epsilon, translated as MDRAIEHTKYLIAGSSHAALEAINAIRMHDPEGSLTVVTRDSHLPYSPTVLPYVVSGKSAPARIFLRDEDFFARNKVSYRPESALKALHADRNTAELADGSSVVYEKLLLATGASPAIPPIPGIDTVSFHVLRTLDDALKLRGAIAKSKQAVVLGAGLVGMHAAENLVKAGASVTIVEMSDQLTSGYFDKVAADMIEQAFRDAGAKIMTGSRVVRLEPSAAGAKLTLENGTTLEADLLLVATGVKPDMAYLNGSGVEHQQGILVDDRMQTTAANVWAAGDCAQARGFFTDTKVMNAILPDATIQGRVAGMAMAGDPGIKDYASGVPLNTYHFFGRHAISVGSSTVPEGGEVVTRFDEKTGRYLKAIFAPDGCLTGIFGVNEFFDGGVMAQLILRRIDLTPLRSRFVANPLAVGREIMSQTWR; from the coding sequence ATGGACCGAGCCATCGAACACACCAAATACCTGATCGCCGGCAGCAGCCACGCGGCGCTCGAGGCGATCAACGCGATCCGCATGCACGACCCGGAGGGAAGCCTCACCGTCGTCACGCGCGATTCGCACCTGCCGTACTCGCCCACCGTGCTGCCCTACGTCGTGTCCGGCAAGTCCGCGCCCGCGCGCATCTTCCTGCGCGACGAAGACTTCTTCGCCCGCAACAAGGTGAGCTACCGGCCCGAGTCGGCGCTGAAGGCGCTGCACGCCGACCGCAACACCGCCGAGCTCGCAGACGGATCCTCCGTCGTCTATGAAAAGCTGTTGCTCGCGACCGGCGCCTCGCCCGCGATCCCGCCCATCCCCGGCATCGACACGGTCTCGTTCCACGTGCTGCGCACGCTGGATGACGCGCTGAAGCTGCGCGGCGCGATCGCCAAATCGAAGCAGGCGGTCGTGCTCGGCGCGGGCCTCGTCGGCATGCACGCCGCCGAGAACCTCGTGAAAGCCGGCGCGAGCGTCACCATCGTCGAGATGAGCGACCAGCTCACGTCCGGCTACTTCGACAAGGTCGCCGCCGACATGATCGAGCAAGCCTTCCGCGACGCGGGGGCGAAGATCATGACCGGCAGCCGCGTCGTGCGCCTCGAACCCTCGGCGGCGGGCGCGAAGCTCACGTTGGAAAACGGCACGACGCTGGAAGCCGACCTGCTGCTCGTCGCGACCGGGGTGAAGCCGGACATGGCCTACCTCAACGGCAGTGGCGTCGAGCACCAGCAGGGCATCCTCGTCGATGACCGCATGCAGACCACTGCCGCCAACGTGTGGGCCGCAGGCGACTGTGCGCAGGCGCGCGGCTTCTTCACCGATACGAAAGTGATGAACGCGATCCTGCCCGACGCCACGATCCAGGGGCGCGTCGCCGGCATGGCGATGGCGGGCGACCCCGGCATCAAGGATTACGCGAGCGGCGTGCCGCTCAACACCTATCACTTCTTCGGCCGCCACGCGATTTCGGTCGGGTCGAGCACGGTGCCGGAGGGGGGCGAGGTGGTCACGCGCTTCGACGAGAAGACCGGGCGCTACCTCAAGGCGATCTTCGCGCCGGACGGCTGCCTCACCGGCATCTTCGGGGTGAACGAATTCTTCGACGGCGGCGTCATGGCGCAGCTGATCCTGCGCCGCATCGACCTCACACCGCTGCGCAGCCGCTTCGTCGCGAACCCGCTCGCAGTGGGCCGCGAAATCATGTCGCAGACCTGGCGCTAA
- the padG gene encoding NADH-dependent phenylglyoxylate dehydrogenase subunit alpha, with amino-acid sequence MTTATLEKAAAAEAPRKQKVILAEGNEAAALGVALARPDMVSVYPITPQSSLVEHLAKLIADGRMDADIVDAEGEHSVLSVLQGGALAGARTYTATCGPGLAFMFEPYFRTPGMRLPIVLTIVTRDGITPQSVWGGHQDAMTVREAGWIQVYCESVQEVLDTTVMAFKIAEHHDVMLPVNVCLDGNYLSYGASRVEMPDQADVDEFMGEKDVNWHVALDPLRPMAVDPLTGGTTGKGPQTFVRYRKGQCAGMQNALRVIEEVHADWAKRIGRSFAPLVEEYRLDDADFAIMTLGSMSGAAKDAVDEARDAGKKVGLVKIKTFSPFPVEALMKALGKVKALGVIDRSVGFRWNCGPMYQETLGVLYRLGRFIPSMSFIGGLAGADITIPHVHRVIAETEALLNGVAAPTEPVWLNEKD; translated from the coding sequence ATGACGACAGCCACGCTGGAAAAGGCCGCGGCAGCCGAAGCGCCGCGCAAGCAGAAGGTGATCCTCGCCGAAGGCAACGAGGCCGCCGCGCTGGGCGTCGCGCTCGCGCGGCCCGACATGGTGTCGGTGTACCCGATCACGCCGCAGTCCTCGCTCGTCGAGCACCTCGCGAAGCTGATCGCCGACGGCCGCATGGACGCCGACATCGTCGATGCCGAAGGCGAGCACTCGGTGCTGTCCGTGCTGCAGGGCGGGGCGCTCGCCGGTGCGCGCACCTACACCGCGACCTGCGGCCCCGGCCTCGCCTTCATGTTCGAGCCGTATTTCCGCACCCCCGGCATGCGCCTGCCGATCGTGCTGACCATCGTCACGCGCGACGGCATCACGCCGCAATCGGTGTGGGGCGGCCACCAGGACGCGATGACGGTGCGCGAGGCGGGCTGGATCCAGGTGTATTGCGAGAGCGTGCAGGAAGTGCTCGACACCACCGTGATGGCGTTCAAGATCGCCGAGCACCACGACGTGATGCTGCCGGTGAACGTGTGCCTCGACGGCAACTACCTGTCCTACGGCGCCTCGCGCGTCGAGATGCCGGACCAGGCGGACGTGGATGAATTCATGGGCGAGAAGGACGTGAACTGGCACGTCGCGCTCGACCCGCTGCGCCCGATGGCGGTCGATCCGCTCACCGGCGGCACCACCGGCAAGGGCCCGCAGACCTTTGTGCGCTACCGCAAGGGCCAGTGCGCCGGCATGCAAAATGCGCTGCGCGTGATCGAGGAGGTGCACGCCGACTGGGCGAAGCGCATCGGCCGCAGCTTCGCGCCGCTGGTCGAGGAGTACCGCCTCGACGACGCCGACTTCGCGATCATGACGCTCGGCAGCATGTCCGGCGCCGCGAAGGACGCGGTCGACGAGGCGCGCGACGCCGGCAAGAAGGTCGGCCTCGTCAAAATCAAGACCTTCAGCCCCTTCCCGGTCGAGGCGTTGATGAAGGCGCTGGGCAAGGTCAAGGCGCTGGGCGTGATCGACCGCTCGGTAGGCTTCCGCTGGAACTGCGGGCCGATGTACCAGGAGACGCTGGGCGTGCTGTATCGCCTCGGCCGCTTCATCCCCTCGATGAGCTTCATCGGCGGGCTGGCCGGTGCCGACATCACGATCCCACACGTGCATCGCGTGATCGCCGAGACCGAAGCCCTCCTGAACGGCGTAGCCGCCCCGACCGAGCCCGTGTGGCTCAACGAAAAGGATTGA
- the padF gene encoding NADH-dependent phenylglyoxylate dehydrogenase subunit delta, translating to MSRHHSYPLFNLEQAGVPDDLCPVATVVSPMLPGDWRSMRPVVNRDKCVKCAVCWLYCPVQCVEEHAAWFDFNLKTCKGCGICANECPQRAITMVGEAQ from the coding sequence ATGAGCCGGCACCACAGTTATCCACTCTTCAACCTGGAGCAGGCCGGCGTTCCCGACGACCTCTGTCCGGTCGCGACCGTCGTCAGCCCGATGCTGCCGGGCGACTGGCGCAGCATGCGCCCGGTGGTGAACCGCGACAAATGCGTGAAATGCGCGGTGTGCTGGCTGTACTGCCCGGTGCAGTGCGTCGAGGAGCACGCCGCGTGGTTCGACTTCAACCTCAAGACCTGCAAGGGCTGTGGCATCTGCGCGAACGAGTGCCCGCAGCGGGCAATCACGATGGTGGGGGAAGCCCAATGA
- the padE gene encoding NADH-dependent phenylglyoxylate dehydrogenase subunit gamma yields the protein MYEVRFHGRGGQGSVMASGMLAAAMVEEGKYAVSIPSFGFERRGAPVVSFLRMSDREIRQLTNIYQPDCIVCVDPALTKSVDIFAGMKAHGALVQATHQPLAELALPDCVGTVGLLDAVKIALEIFKRPITNTLMLGAFAKTTGVVSLDSLKRSLEDSDFRDAGLAQNMMALERGYAEVVVHRIERRAAA from the coding sequence ATGTACGAAGTGAGATTCCATGGCCGAGGCGGCCAGGGTTCGGTGATGGCGTCCGGCATGTTGGCCGCGGCGATGGTCGAGGAGGGCAAGTACGCGGTGTCGATCCCGTCCTTCGGGTTCGAGCGCCGCGGCGCGCCGGTGGTGTCCTTCCTGAGAATGAGCGACCGCGAGATCCGCCAGCTCACGAACATCTACCAACCCGACTGCATCGTATGCGTCGATCCGGCGCTGACGAAATCCGTCGATATCTTCGCCGGCATGAAGGCGCACGGCGCCCTGGTGCAGGCCACGCACCAACCGCTCGCGGAGCTTGCGCTGCCCGACTGCGTCGGCACGGTCGGTCTGCTCGACGCGGTGAAGATCGCGCTCGAGATCTTCAAGCGCCCGATCACCAACACGCTGATGCTCGGCGCCTTCGCCAAGACGACTGGCGTCGTGTCGCTCGACTCGCTCAAGCGTTCGCTGGAAGACTCCGACTTCCGCGACGCCGGCCTCGCGCAGAACATGATGGCGCTGGAGCGCGGCTACGCCGAGGTGGTCGTGCATCGCATCGAAAGGAGGGCTGCGGCATGA
- a CDS encoding DmsC/YnfH family molybdoenzyme membrane anchor subunit: protein MSKQSGKMRAGDRVGPRQQNNWDWRAASNFIAGGAGGGLLAFAAFASLWGADARALLVAGMALIGAGLTCVWFEIGKPWRALNVYRHAATSWMTREAAVAPFVFGSGVLALATGQSLFVLLTGAFGACFVYAQARILAADKGIPAWRHRRCLPLVAATGFAEGASLLAVAAPFLIPHAAGQIAVAVGVLVLLLIRVLLWRNYLRGLRSDGAPVGSLRALSAIDGQFLKYGNLLPAILLLVGVLGAPVAGAALVLAGLAAVAGGWRFKYTLVRRAAFTQGFALPHLPVRGRGASGAGVKPGWGGAS, encoded by the coding sequence ATGAGCAAGCAATCGGGAAAGATGCGCGCCGGCGACCGCGTGGGGCCGCGCCAGCAAAACAACTGGGATTGGCGTGCGGCGTCGAACTTCATCGCCGGCGGTGCGGGCGGCGGGTTGCTCGCGTTCGCCGCCTTCGCGAGCCTGTGGGGGGCGGACGCGCGCGCGCTGCTCGTCGCGGGCATGGCGCTGATCGGCGCAGGGCTCACCTGCGTGTGGTTCGAGATCGGCAAGCCGTGGCGGGCGCTCAACGTCTATCGTCATGCGGCAACCTCGTGGATGACGCGCGAGGCGGCCGTCGCGCCCTTCGTGTTCGGTTCGGGCGTGCTGGCGCTGGCAACGGGGCAAAGCCTCTTCGTGCTGCTGACGGGGGCGTTCGGCGCCTGCTTCGTCTATGCGCAGGCGCGCATCCTCGCCGCCGACAAGGGCATTCCGGCCTGGCGCCATCGGCGCTGCCTGCCACTGGTGGCTGCGACGGGTTTTGCCGAAGGCGCGAGCCTGCTGGCGGTCGCGGCCCCTTTCCTGATTCCGCACGCCGCCGGGCAGATCGCGGTCGCAGTCGGCGTGCTGGTGCTGCTCCTCATCCGCGTGCTGCTGTGGCGCAACTACCTGCGCGGTCTGCGCAGCGATGGTGCGCCGGTCGGCAGCCTGCGTGCGCTCTCCGCGATCGACGGACAGTTCCTGAAATACGGCAACCTGCTGCCGGCGATCCTGCTGCTGGTCGGCGTGCTCGGTGCGCCGGTTGCCGGCGCGGCACTCGTCCTTGCCGGCCTTGCGGCCGTCGCGGGGGGCTGGCGGTTCAAGTACACGCTGGTCCGGCGCGCCGCTTTCACGCAGGGTTTCGCGCTGCCGCACCTGCCGGTGCGCGGTCGTGGAGCGTCCGGTGCCGGCGTGAAGCCGGGTTGGGGAGGCGCAAGTTAG
- a CDS encoding 4Fe-4S dicluster domain-containing protein: protein MTRYVMAIDLRRCVGCQTCTAACKNANATPPGVQWRRVLDLETGEFPNVRRSFLPVACMHCDEPPCEEVCPTKATTKRPDGLVAIDYDTCIGCANCVMACPYEARSIVHEAKFAYGDKPIQSEEVRFDPARIGVSMKCTFCIDRIDLAAKTGQVPGRDPEVTPACVNSCISGAMAFGDIDDPDSKVSRLIAENKTFRMHEELGTGPGVYYIWDKA, encoded by the coding sequence ATGACCCGCTACGTGATGGCCATCGACCTGCGCCGCTGCGTGGGCTGCCAGACCTGCACCGCCGCATGCAAGAACGCCAACGCGACGCCGCCGGGCGTGCAGTGGCGGCGTGTGCTGGACCTCGAAACCGGTGAATTCCCGAACGTGCGCCGCAGCTTCCTGCCGGTCGCGTGCATGCATTGCGACGAGCCGCCGTGCGAAGAAGTGTGCCCGACCAAGGCGACGACCAAGCGGCCGGACGGGCTCGTCGCCATCGACTACGACACCTGCATCGGCTGCGCGAACTGCGTGATGGCCTGTCCGTACGAGGCGCGCTCGATCGTGCATGAGGCGAAGTTCGCGTACGGCGACAAGCCGATCCAGTCGGAGGAGGTCCGCTTCGACCCGGCGCGCATCGGCGTGTCGATGAAATGCACCTTCTGCATCGACCGCATCGACCTCGCGGCGAAGACCGGCCAGGTGCCGGGACGCGACCCGGAAGTCACGCCGGCCTGCGTGAATTCCTGCATCTCGGGCGCGATGGCCTTCGGCGACATCGACGATCCGGACAGCAAGGTCAGCCGCCTGATCGCCGAGAACAAGACTTTCCGCATGCACGAGGAGCTCGGCACCGGTCCGGGCGTGTATTACATCTGGGACAAGGCGTGA